The genome window CGAAAAAGAAGGTGAATAAAGTAAAGAATATATAGTTGGCACGCGCAAAGAGTTGACGCATTCAGGGGCCTCACGTTGCCAGGATTCGGAGATAAATCTTGGACCGGGATCACATGTTCTGGTGAGGGTCTACGAGCATAAACTATGCCATCACTAAATTGCTGAAATGGCGTAAAATTTTATATTGGCTCGGTGGCCAGGGATTTGGCACCTGTGAAACTGAGTAGGCGATAGGAGCTTCGCGATAGGCTAGCAAAGGCTAATTATGTTATGGTGTCACGCTCCCACGAACTCTCTTAGGATCCGTCATCCGATGATCAAAGAATTACTGGAAAATCGCTCCGGCAATCAATGCGAACTCTGTGGCTCGGCCAATGACCTCGTCGTCCATGATCTCAGGCCCAATCTGCCGGCGTCACTCGCATCGACAGTCCTAGTGTGCGGTACCTGCGCCGACGCCATAGCTACACCAGAGTCAAATCCTAACCACTGGCATTGTCTCCGTGAGAGTATTTGGAGCGAGCACGATGCGGTCAAGGCACTAGCTTACCGCATCTTGAAATCCCTAGGCGCTAATCCGCTGGCCGATGATCTCCTGGGCCAGATTTATCTCGATCCCGAGGTTGAGGCATGGGCCAGCGTCGCCGCATCCCAGGTCCAAGGTGACGATGCGGGCTTAAAGGTGGTCGACAGTAATGGCACCGTACTCACAGAGGGTGACACTGTTACACTCATCAAGGACCTTGAAGTCAAGGGTGCCAACTTCACGGCTAAACGCGGGACCGTGGTTAAAAATATCACGCTGACTGATGACGCCAAGTACGTCGAGGGCAAGGTAAACGGCATCCGCATTGTGCTAGTTGCCGCTTATCTTAAGAAGGCGTGAGCTCTGAATGAAGGCTTTCGGAAGTAAATTTCACAATGCTCGACTAGTCGACTCATCTATGGCTATTTTTAAATGATAACGCGTGCCTTTGCCGCTACCAGTCTTGGTCAACGCTCCTATAGCCACTAGAGCGCCT of Deltaproteobacteria bacterium contains these proteins:
- a CDS encoding PhnA domain protein, encoding MIKELLENRSGNQCELCGSANDLVVHDLRPNLPASLASTVLVCGTCADAIATPESNPNHWHCLRESIWSEHDAVKALAYRILKSLGANPLADDLLGQIYLDPEVEAWASVAASQVQGDDAGLKVVDSNGTVLTEGDTVTLIKDLEVKGANFTAKRGTVVKNITLTDDAKYVEGKVNGIRIVLVAAYLKKA